Proteins encoded in a region of the Uloborus diversus isolate 005 chromosome 1, Udiv.v.3.1, whole genome shotgun sequence genome:
- the LOC129229211 gene encoding insulin receptor substrate 2-B-like has protein sequence MSEKKEDKNSTSGGSVLAPDIKKAGILRKLKTMKKKYFVLRTDSDSGPARLEYYDNEKKFKAGVTSKRSIAIKTCFNINRKVDAKHKLAIALYTKDDCFSVVADSEASLDEWLNAMLELQLDAPCQNGGAKLKPKFEHVWQVTVGDKSLASARNMKGIYRLCLTPSSLTLIKVDQTEHPEMLEFSLMSIRRCGHTNNYFVIELGRSSITGAGEIWLETEDVVIAQNMHEVTLNAMKTCREHEDLGPLARPRSASNSENSRPIATRRPIAVVSPQAVSYGGIRERCDSMPSRPRTISEGQEVNNRGYYAPQGYILDSLRPHSGFSRTVSYSPPAIPNPLSPVSATCSTTDSAGSSLSIDEFDAGQQTDFAHGRYCPTDGALHTEPPIKEEQPDEYVPMSVGRNNDGYLSMAPISSSVPNAPPVFLSLNSVESTHSSSLPPISQASDYMEMKSPTEGYINMSPIGASPELRANKSCSSLDTSNPDLNQTKDGYIPMAPLRNPYSSSFSTPVTQHEGYLDMVPLSSSLPKTFSGIANHNISISTRKDSTAKLSETSVSSPGSTNLEDFPLDKVKSLLADADDTSCDSYIRPVRAYSMGSRPQPKKSHLPLQLDGSRIRAYSVGSQAAQKRVNNPLDRELGNLMRIDPRTGAKSSSAPLLNNRPPRVRSSTSRGEVGEDLMEIDYNKVKYPSTGIDFCDSNFTIEPVGRSRSGSYSSSTNSAIKMLHDRDKAKSHSTGHSCSKDSSEYTSDYLSMSPLSDSGKTSKPIASVNSLKKEQPTNSKKVEHLHPPGDYVSLDPSRTYETMASVQACTLLRPGPAVSGIDCNTSPSNQGRQSPNTSSPATTSPVKQMEYNSQNHTTTEIKETLVNKSADDQLRFDKQINSDYMCMDYQKNVRNSNLISSDKIPANEHSYSSLNTDKAKKVEPIQLSEKSSNVPSASPFKDSTSSPISKSPSPRTSGNVALNYVPKTPPPSPSFGAISTPISGAPFMENLVRRLSQPSGTNITQPTNCSRPNSTCGEIRLNYASLDLPPASEEDNKCMPGRLRKSLEGETKEAPLTYAQIDFSPIKQKAFQESESLSHL, from the exons ACCATGAAGAAGAAATACTTTGTATTAAGGACAGATTCTGATTCTGGGCCAGCCAGATTGGAATattatgacaatgaaaaaaagttcaaagCTGGTGTGACATCAAAAAGATCCATTGCTATCAAGACTTGCTTCAACATCAATCGAAAAGTTGATGCGAAACACAAGCTGGCCATTGCACTGTATACAAAAGACGACTGCTTTTCTGTAGTAGCAGATAGTGAAGCTTCTCTTGATGAGTGGCTGAATGCCATGTTAGAATTGCAGCTAGATGCACCTTGTCAAAATGGAGGTGCTAAATTAAAACCTAAGTTTG AGCATGTTTGGCAGGTAACAGTTGGGGATAAATCATTGGCTTCAGCACGAAATATGAAAGGCATTTATCGGTTATGCTTAACTCCAAGCTCCTTGACATTAATTAAAGTGGACCAAACGGAACATCCTGAAATGCTGGAATTTTCa TTAATGAGCATCAGAAGATGTGGGCATACAAACAACTATTTTGTCATTGAGCTTGGTCGGTCTTCCATTACTGGAGCTGGTGAAATCTGGTTGGAAACAGAGGATGTTGTTATAGCACAAAACATGCACGAAGTCACACTAAA TGCCATGAAGACGTGTAGAGAACACGAAGATTTGGGTCCCTTAGCTCGGCCTCGGAGTGCATCAAATAGTGAAAATTCCAGACCTATTGCTACTAGGAGGCCAATTGCTGTTGTCAGCCCGCAAGCTGTATCATATGGCGGTATTAGAGAGCGCTGTGATAGCATGCCTTCCAGGCCTAGAACTATCAGTGAAGGCCAAGAAGTCAATAACCG TGGATATTATGCTCCACAAGGATACATACTTGATTCCTTAAGGCCACATAGTGGCTTTTCTCGCACAGTGTCATATTCACCTCCTGCAATTCCAAATCCTCTAAG cCCTGTTTCTGCAACTTGCTCAACTACAGATAGCGCTGGTAGCTCATTGTCTATAGATGAATTTGATGCTGGTCAACAAACAGATTTTGCACACGG TCGTTACTGTCCGACTGACGGTGCATTGCATACAGAGCCTCCTATTAAAGAAGAGCAACCTGATGAATATGTACCTATGTCTGTTG GAAGAAACAATGATGGTTACCTTTCAATGGCCCCTATATCCTCTTCTGTACCTAATGCACCACCTGTATTTTTAAGTCTGAATTCTGTAGAATCTACGCATTCAAGTTCCTTACCACCAATATCTCAAGCCAGTGACTACATGGAAATGAAATCCCCTACTG aaGGATACATTAACATGAGCCCTATCGGTGCTAGTCCAGAGTTACGAGCTAATAAGTCTTGCTCTTCACTGGATACCTCAAACCCTGATTTAAACCAAACCAAGGATGGTTACATCCCTATGGCTCCTCTGAGAAATCCATACTCTTCATCTTTTTCCACTCCTGTTACACAACATGAAGGATATCTGGACATGGTTCCTCTGTCGTCCTCCttgccaaaaacattttctg GGATTGCTAATCATAATATTAGCATATCTACAAGAAAAGACAGCACAGCCAAGCTTTCTGAAACTTCTGTATCTTCTCCTGGCAGCACAAACTTGGAGGATTTTCCCTTGGACAAA GTTAAGTCATTACTTGCGGATGCAGATGATACCTCATGTGACTCATATATTCGTCCAGTTCGTGCGTATTCGATGGGAAGTCGTCCTCAG CCTAAGAAGTCACATCTACCATTGCAGTTGGATGGTTCTCGAATAAGAGCTTATTCTGTAGGTAGTCAAGCAGCTCAGAAAAGAGTCAACAATCCTTTAGATCGCGAGCTTGGAAACTTAATGAGGATTGATCCAAGAACGGGTGCTAAGTCATCAAGTGCACCCCTATTAAACAACAGGCCTCCAAGGGTTCGTTCTTCCACTAGTCGCGGAGAAGTAGGTGAAGATTTGATGGAAATAGATTACAACAAAGTTAAATACCCTTCAACCGGCATTGATTTCTGCGATTCTAATTTCACCATTGAACCTGTTGGACGTAGTCGTTCTGGTAGCTATTCATCATCTACAAACTCTGCTATTAAGATGTTGCACGATAGAGATAAGGCAAAATCTCATTCAACTGGGCATAGTTGTAGCAAAGATAGCTCAGAATATACCAGTGACTACTTGTCTATGTCTCCTTTGTCAGACAGTGGCAAAACATCGAAGCCAATTGCATCTGTGAATTCTTTGAAGAAGGAACAACCTACGAATTCTAAAAAAGTTGAGCACTTGCATCCACCCGGTGATTACGTTAGTCTAGATCCTTCCAGAACCTATGAGACTATGGCAAGTGTCCAAGCTTGTACTTTGTTAAGACCTGGACCTGCTGTCAGTGGTATCGATTGCAATACATCTCCCAGTAACCAAGGGAGGCAAAGTCCGAATACTTCTTCCCCTGCAACCACATCTCCTGTCAAACAAATGGAATACAATTCTCAAAATCACACTACTACTGAAATTAAAGAAACTCTTGTCAATAAATCTGCTGATGATCAACTAAGGTTTGATAAGCAAATCAATTCGGATTACATGTGTATGGACTATCAGAAAAATGTTCGCAATTCTAATCTCATTTCTTCTGATAAAATACCAGCCAATGAGCATTCCTACTCAAGTCTTAATACTGATAAAGCTAAAAAGGTCGAACCTATTCAGCTTTCAGAAAAATCAAGCAATGTACCTTCAGCATCACCGTTTAAAGATTCAACATCTTCTCCTATTTCAAAGTCACCATCACCGCGAACATCTGGTAACGTTGCATTGAATTACGTGCCTAAAACACCGCCTCCTTCTCCAAGCTTTGGTGCCATTTCTACTCCTATTTCTGGTGCTCCATTTATGGAAAATCTTGTGCGTCGCCTGTCACAGCCTTCTGGGACTAACATAACGCAGCCTACAAATTGTTCTCGTCCGAATTCAACGTGTGGAGAAATTCGCTTGAACTATGCCTCTTTAGATTTGCCACCCGCTTCAGAAGAAGATAACAAGTGCATGCCTGGGAGATTGCGGAAATCTCTCGAAGGTGAAACCAAAGAAGCACCACTGACTTATGCACAGATAGATTTTTCACCTATAAAACAGAAAGCTTTCCAAGAGTCGGAAAGCTTGAGTCACCTATAA